In Candidatus Dormiibacterota bacterium, the genomic stretch TGCCAGAACGCCAGCCCCTTCGCGCCTTCCGCGCGGGCGACCTCGGTGAGCGCGTCGATCTCCTTTCCACCGACGGCCCGCGGGATCCGCAGACCGCGGACGACACCGCCGGCATCGAGCGCCTGGCGAAAGATCTTGAATTCCGTCCCGCCGAAGATCGAGGACAACTCTTGAATCTCGAGACCGTAGCGCAGGTCGGGCTTGTCGACGCCGTAGCGCAATATGGCTTCGGCGTGCGTGATGCGCCGGATCGGTGTCGGCACGGCGACGCCCAGCACCTTCTGCCAGACGTGGGCGAAGGACCGTTCGATGACATCGAGGACGTCGTCCTCGCCGACGAACGACATCTCGAGGTCCAACTGTGTGAACTCCGGTTGGCGATCCGCCCGCTGGTCTTCGTCGCGGTAGCAGCGGACGATCTGGAAGTACCGATCCATGCCGGCCACCATCAGCAACTGCTTGTAGAGCTGCGGCGACTGCGCCAGGGCGTAGACGTGGCCTGGCTTCAGCCGGCTTGGGACGAGGAAGTCGCGAGCGCCCTCGGGTGTGCTCCGGATCAACACTGGAGTCTCGATCTCGAGAAAACCCTCGGCGTCGAGGAAGTCGCGGATCGCTTTGGTCATCCGGTGCCGGAGCTGCAAGTTCCGGGCCATCCTCGTCCGGCGCAGGTCCAGGTAGCGATAGCGAAGCCGCACCTGCTCGTCGACCGGGCTGTCTTCGTTGACGGCGAAGGGCGGCGGCTGCGCGCGGTTGAGGATGGTCACGGCACGCGCGTCGACCTCGACCTCACCCGTCGCCAGCTCCTTGTTTTCGGTTCCTGGTGGGCGCCGCTGGACGGGGCCCTTCACGTGGATCACCGATTCCGGTCGGAGCTCACCCCCGAGGGCGTGGGCCTGCGCGTTGGCGGGGTCAAACTTCACCTGGACGATTCCGCTGCGATCCCGCAGATCGATGAAGATCAGGCCACCCAGGTCGCGCCGCCGGTGAACCCAGCCGTACACGTCGACGTCGCGTCCAACCTGCTCCGATCGGATGGCCCCGGCCGGAATGCGCGGGGTCAGGCTCACCCGCCGCCCAACATCTGGCTGATCGCGGACAGCAGGTCGCGTTCCGCGACACTCGTCTGCGTCTTTTCCTGCATGTTGCGGATCACGACCTGGTTTTTCTCACGCTCCTCGGGACCGACCAGCAGCGCCAGGCGGGCGCCTCGCCTCGCCGCCTTGCGCAGCTTGGCGTCCAGGCGCGCCGGCCCGGGGTCGAAGACGACACTGATCCGGCGGGCCCTCAACGTCGATGCCAGGTGGAACACGTACGACTCATCGCGCGCCTCGAGCGCCACGGCATAGACATCCGGGACCGGTGGCGTGAGCGGCTTGCTCTGCTTGAGCACCGTAGCGGTCCGCTCCATCCCCATGGCAAAGCCCACCCCAGGTGTCGACCGGTAGCCCAACGCGGCGGCCAGTCCATCGTAGCGGCCGCCGCCTCCCAACGAGTTCTGCGCCCCGCCCAGGCTTTCGTGCTGGTACTCGAAAACCGTCCGGGTGTAGTAGTCGAGACCACGCACCAGATTGGAATTGAGCTCGAAGGGGATCTCTTCGGTGGCCAATGCCTCCTTGACGACGAGAAACGCCTCGGCGCAAGGCGCGCAGAGA encodes the following:
- the aspS gene encoding aspartate--tRNA ligase; this encodes MTPRIPAGAIRSEQVGRDVDVYGWVHRRRDLGGLIFIDLRDRSGIVQVKFDPANAQAHALGGELRPESVIHVKGPVQRRPPGTENKELATGEVEVDARAVTILNRAQPPPFAVNEDSPVDEQVRLRYRYLDLRRTRMARNLQLRHRMTKAIRDFLDAEGFLEIETPVLIRSTPEGARDFLVPSRLKPGHVYALAQSPQLYKQLLMVAGMDRYFQIVRCYRDEDQRADRQPEFTQLDLEMSFVGEDDVLDVIERSFAHVWQKVLGVAVPTPIRRITHAEAILRYGVDKPDLRYGLEIQELSSIFGGTEFKIFRQALDAGGVVRGLRIPRAVGGKEIDALTEVARAEGAKGLAFWHRDAGGWRSPIAKFFDERALTQLQEATHAELGDVVVAVADQVEVASASLGAVRKAAARMLDLVKEGVFEFVWVTDFPLFERSKETGEITAAHHPFTAPRPQDLELLASDPLKVHARSYDLVLNGTELGSGSIRIHDPELQQRVFQGLGISREEAEKRFGFLLTAFRYGAPPHGGFAYGLDRVVMLAAGQETIREVIAFPKNQQAEELMTDAPAPADPKQLRELGLELVRPPLKPSR